Proteins from one Flavobacterium sp. N2038 genomic window:
- a CDS encoding twin-arginine translocase TatA/TatE family subunit, with translation MFGIGGGELVFILFIVLMLFGSDKVPEIARTMGKAMAQLKNATNDIKSEIQKGAEANGLDTKSLTDITGNINAQINDAKSNILGDSGNLLGNTATEIDKVKEDIDSLSGPIKRQM, from the coding sequence ATGTTCGGTATAGGAGGAGGAGAATTAGTTTTCATACTGTTTATAGTACTAATGCTTTTTGGGTCTGATAAAGTACCAGAAATCGCCCGTACAATGGGAAAAGCAATGGCACAATTAAAAAATGCAACTAACGATATTAAAAGTGAAATTCAAAAAGGAGCAGAGGCTAATGGTCTTGATACAAAATCCCTTACTGATATTACAGGAAATATTAATGCTCAAATCAACGATGCAAAATCAAATATTTTAGGAGATTCTGGTAACTTGCTGGGTAACACAGCAACAGAAATTGACAAAGTAAAAGAAGATATTGATTCGCTTTCAGGACCTATAAAACGCCAAATGTAA
- a CDS encoding M1 family metallopeptidase has protein sequence MKKLSLFLLFPAMLLAQEKTTTPVAPKQQGKYDTNKFSQMYDLLATPNMFRTASGAPGPAYYQQQADYKIDIELDDKNSKITGSEVITYSNNSPDSLEYLWIQLDQNQAKANTQSTLAESEKINQVLPLDGFSGKYLKKDLERGFNIEQVKDAKGNPMSYTINETMMRINLATPLKPGEKISMAIKWWYNINNYRKEGGRSGYELFEKDGNKLYVIAQFYPRMAVYNDVEGWQNMQFWGSGEFALPFGNFDVNITVPADHVIDATGELMNRSEVFTAEQVKRYEQAQKSFDKPVVIVTQAEAEAAEKGFSEKKKTWKFSAKNVRDFGIASSRKFIYDAMAVKLGGKVVMAESVYPKESNPLWGETSTMTVAHTLKSYSSHTFDYPYPKAVSVSAEDQGMEYPMICWNYGRPDENGVTSKEVKNGMVGVIIHEVGHTFFPMIVNSDERQWTWMDEGLNSFLQYLAEQELDPNFPSRRGPAKNIVPYMSGDQKFLEPIMSNSETIHQFGNNAYGKPATGLNILREVVMGRELFDYAFRTYANRWKFKHPTPEDFFRTMEDASAVDLDWFFRGWFYSTDFVDIGIKEVKQYYVSETPTTDIKDVKVKKGRFGFDKGPFVYLVAGDNAEVSDSSKKPLKVEDVKTLADYVEKTFTSEEKASLKSPKYFYEVEFNKPGGMIMPILVEITYEDGSKDNYQYPAQIWRKNNDTAKKVYATSKAIKSIQIDPKLLTADIDVTNNSWPKVEQKSKFD, from the coding sequence ATGAAAAAGCTTTCATTATTCTTACTTTTTCCGGCTATGCTACTAGCTCAGGAAAAAACAACTACTCCTGTTGCTCCAAAACAGCAAGGAAAATACGATACGAACAAATTTAGCCAGATGTACGATTTGTTGGCGACACCAAATATGTTTCGTACAGCATCTGGAGCACCTGGTCCTGCATATTATCAACAGCAGGCAGATTATAAAATTGATATTGAATTAGACGATAAAAACTCTAAAATAACAGGTTCTGAAGTTATTACGTATTCAAATAATTCTCCTGACAGTTTAGAATACTTATGGATTCAGCTGGATCAAAATCAGGCCAAAGCCAATACGCAAAGCACTTTAGCAGAAAGTGAAAAAATCAATCAGGTTTTACCGCTTGATGGTTTTTCAGGTAAATATTTGAAAAAAGATTTAGAACGCGGATTTAATATTGAGCAGGTAAAAGATGCTAAAGGAAATCCAATGTCATATACAATCAACGAAACTATGATGCGTATTAATCTTGCAACTCCTTTAAAACCGGGAGAAAAGATTTCTATGGCAATAAAGTGGTGGTACAATATTAATAATTATAGAAAAGAAGGCGGGCGTTCAGGTTATGAATTATTCGAAAAAGACGGGAATAAATTATATGTAATTGCACAATTCTATCCTAGAATGGCAGTTTATAATGATGTTGAAGGATGGCAAAATATGCAGTTTTGGGGAAGTGGAGAATTTGCTCTTCCGTTTGGAAATTTTGATGTAAATATTACAGTTCCTGCTGATCATGTAATTGATGCAACGGGGGAGTTAATGAACAGAAGCGAAGTTTTTACTGCTGAACAGGTAAAACGTTATGAGCAGGCTCAGAAATCATTTGATAAACCAGTTGTAATTGTAACTCAGGCTGAAGCTGAAGCAGCAGAAAAAGGTTTCTCTGAAAAGAAAAAAACATGGAAATTCAGTGCAAAAAATGTACGCGATTTCGGAATTGCTTCTTCAAGAAAATTCATTTACGATGCAATGGCTGTTAAATTGGGCGGTAAAGTCGTAATGGCAGAATCGGTTTATCCTAAGGAATCAAATCCACTTTGGGGAGAAACATCTACAATGACTGTAGCGCATACTCTTAAAAGCTATTCATCACATACTTTTGATTATCCTTATCCAAAGGCTGTTTCGGTTTCTGCAGAGGATCAGGGGATGGAATATCCTATGATTTGCTGGAATTATGGTCGCCCTGATGAAAATGGAGTAACCAGTAAAGAAGTTAAAAACGGAATGGTTGGTGTTATTATTCATGAGGTGGGACATACTTTCTTTCCTATGATTGTAAACTCTGATGAGCGTCAATGGACCTGGATGGATGAAGGTTTGAACTCGTTTCTGCAATATTTAGCAGAACAGGAATTAGATCCTAACTTTCCGTCAAGACGTGGTCCTGCTAAAAATATTGTTCCTTATATGAGTGGTGATCAGAAGTTTTTGGAGCCAATTATGTCAAACTCTGAGACAATTCATCAATTCGGAAATAACGCTTACGGAAAACCGGCTACAGGACTTAATATTTTAAGAGAAGTTGTTATGGGAAGAGAGTTGTTTGATTACGCTTTCAGAACCTATGCAAACAGATGGAAATTTAAACATCCAACTCCGGAAGATTTCTTTAGAACAATGGAAGACGCTTCGGCAGTTGATTTAGATTGGTTTTTTAGAGGATGGTTTTATTCAACTGATTTTGTAGATATCGGAATTAAAGAGGTTAAACAGTATTATGTTTCTGAAACTCCAACAACAGATATTAAAGATGTAAAAGTTAAAAAAGGACGTTTTGGTTTTGATAAAGGCCCTTTTGTTTATTTAGTAGCAGGAGACAATGCAGAAGTTAGCGATTCTAGTAAAAAACCATTGAAAGTTGAAGACGTAAAAACTTTAGCAGACTATGTAGAAAAAACGTTTACAAGTGAAGAGAAAGCAAGTTTAAAATCGCCTAAGTATTTCTATGAAGTTGAGTTTAATAAACCAGGAGGAATGATTATGCCAATTTTAGTGGAGATCACTTATGAAGATGGCTCAAAAGACAATTATCAGTATCCGGCGCAAATTTGGAGAAAAAATAATGATACTGCCAAGAAAGTTTATGCAACTTCAAAAGCAATAAAAAGCATACAAATTGATCCAAAGTTATTGACTGCTGACATTGATGTGACTAATAATTCCTGGCCAAAAGTGGAACAAAAGTCAAAATTTGACTAA